One region of Haloprofundus salilacus genomic DNA includes:
- a CDS encoding PhzF family phenazine biosynthesis protein, with product MNTRRALLVDAFTTEPLAGNAAGVVPDADGLSVEQMQAVARELSVSETAFLHPSASADRRIRYFTPTQEVDLCGHATVAAHAHLFEEGVLDAGVHTLETNVGDLDVEVTEDGVVWMTQSQPTVRPVDVDYDRASDALGVPVDSLRAVADDLPAAVASTGLPFLVLGVDFLEAMGGATPDTSAVAALADEYDATGVYLFTFDTLAAESTVHARMFAPGAGVPEDPVTGTASGACGAYLRHVGAFDALPEEMQFEQGAFVDRPGRVRVRVGDAVRVGGRAVTAFDGSLVVPDIEDDEILEA from the coding sequence ATGAACACTCGTCGCGCGCTGTTAGTCGACGCGTTCACCACCGAACCGCTCGCGGGCAACGCCGCCGGCGTCGTTCCCGACGCCGACGGTCTCTCGGTCGAGCAGATGCAGGCCGTCGCCCGCGAACTGTCGGTGAGCGAGACGGCGTTTCTCCATCCCTCGGCGAGCGCCGACCGCCGCATCCGGTACTTCACGCCGACACAGGAAGTCGACCTCTGCGGCCACGCCACTGTCGCAGCGCACGCGCACCTGTTCGAGGAAGGCGTCCTCGACGCGGGTGTCCACACGCTGGAGACGAACGTCGGCGACCTGGACGTCGAGGTGACCGAGGACGGCGTCGTCTGGATGACCCAGTCGCAACCGACCGTTCGACCCGTCGACGTCGACTACGACCGCGCGAGCGACGCGCTCGGCGTTCCAGTCGACTCGCTTCGAGCCGTCGCCGACGATCTCCCGGCGGCCGTCGCGTCGACCGGGCTCCCGTTTCTCGTCCTCGGCGTCGACTTCCTCGAAGCGATGGGCGGCGCGACACCCGATACGAGTGCCGTCGCCGCGCTGGCCGACGAGTACGACGCGACGGGCGTCTACCTGTTCACCTTCGACACGTTGGCAGCCGAGTCGACGGTGCACGCGCGGATGTTCGCGCCCGGCGCGGGCGTCCCCGAGGACCCCGTCACCGGGACCGCCAGCGGCGCATGCGGGGCGTACCTCCGGCACGTCGGCGCGTTCGACGCGCTCCCCGAGGAAATGCAGTTCGAGCAAGGGGCGTTCGTCGACAGACCCGGACGAGTTCGCGTCCGAGTGGGCGACGCCGTCCGCGTCGGCGGCCGAGCGGTGACGGCGTTCGACGGCTCGCTCGTCGTCCCCGACATCGAGGACGACGAGATTCTCGAAGCCTGA
- a CDS encoding NmrA family NAD(P)-binding protein, with protein MTRRVLVANASGRLGKTVVEQLCSGEFGSFEVRALTDTLNDDAEDALSRGGATLVEADSLDADSLATAVDDVDAVFLTADVGDSDAEALETAGGALVDAAERTDLSQFVYASAAAAGDGTDVPKFEAVSAVERRVSELELPWTVVRPAFLMQWFEEHRRGIESGTLTLPLDDDAPLYLVHVDDVGAMVARVLADPDSFVDETLELAADSYTLDDLATAFAEALGHDVTGVQTPMDVAREELPEEHVALFAFVNGGGYEVDLDAVRDRYDVEFRSFETYLDTRWSGETAESSESTAD; from the coding sequence ATGACTCGTCGGGTCCTCGTCGCGAACGCGAGTGGACGACTCGGGAAGACCGTCGTCGAACAGCTTTGCTCGGGAGAGTTCGGTTCGTTCGAAGTTCGAGCACTGACGGATACGCTGAACGACGACGCCGAGGACGCGCTCTCTCGAGGGGGTGCGACGCTCGTCGAGGCGGACTCCCTCGACGCGGACTCGCTCGCGACTGCCGTCGACGACGTTGACGCCGTCTTTCTTACGGCCGACGTGGGTGACAGCGACGCGGAGGCTCTCGAAACAGCGGGGGGCGCGCTCGTCGACGCCGCCGAACGAACCGACCTGTCGCAGTTCGTGTACGCGAGCGCCGCTGCCGCCGGTGACGGAACCGACGTCCCGAAGTTCGAGGCCGTCTCCGCCGTCGAACGGCGCGTCAGCGAGTTGGAACTGCCTTGGACGGTGGTCCGTCCGGCGTTTCTCATGCAGTGGTTCGAGGAGCACCGACGCGGCATCGAGTCCGGAACGCTCACGCTGCCGCTGGACGACGACGCACCCCTCTACCTGGTCCACGTCGACGACGTCGGAGCGATGGTCGCTCGCGTGCTCGCCGACCCCGACTCGTTCGTCGATGAAACCCTCGAACTCGCCGCCGACTCGTACACGCTCGACGACCTCGCGACGGCGTTCGCGGAGGCGCTCGGCCACGACGTGACGGGCGTCCAGACGCCGATGGACGTCGCCCGCGAGGAACTCCCCGAGGAGCACGTCGCCCTCTTCGCGTTCGTCAACGGCGGCGGTTACGAGGTCGACCTCGACGCCGTCCGCGACCGGTACGACGTCGAGTTCAGGTCGTTCGAGACGTACCTCGACACGCGCTGGTCCGGGGAGACGGCGGAGTCGTCGGAGTCGACCGCCGACTGA
- a CDS encoding transcription initiation factor IIB: MSERTYTRRPDEQERENPVSDESVQCPECGGHVVTDTEHGETLCEECGLVVSEDSVDRGPEWRAFDAREKDQKSRVGAPTTNTMHDKGLSTNIDWRNKDAYGNSLGSRQRQKMQRLRKWNERFRTRDSKERNLKQALGEIDRMASALGLPKNVRETASVIYRRALNEDLLPGRSIEGVATACVYAAARMAGVPRSLDEIADVSRIEKSEVARTYRYVVRELKLEVKPADPEQYVPRFASSLGLSEEAEHRARQLLKNAKEKGVHSGKSPVGLAAAAVYAAALLTNEKTTQSAVSDVADISEVTIRNRYHELLEAEEGIGVA, from the coding sequence ATGAGCGAACGGACGTACACCAGACGACCGGACGAACAGGAACGCGAAAACCCCGTGAGCGACGAATCCGTGCAGTGCCCCGAGTGCGGCGGACACGTTGTCACCGACACCGAACACGGCGAGACGCTCTGCGAGGAGTGCGGTCTCGTCGTCAGTGAGGACTCCGTCGACCGCGGCCCCGAGTGGCGCGCGTTCGACGCCCGCGAGAAGGACCAGAAGTCCCGCGTCGGCGCGCCGACGACGAACACGATGCACGACAAGGGACTGTCGACGAACATCGACTGGCGGAACAAGGACGCCTACGGCAACTCGCTCGGCTCCCGCCAGCGCCAGAAGATGCAGCGCCTCCGCAAGTGGAACGAGCGCTTCCGCACCCGCGATTCGAAGGAGCGCAACCTGAAGCAGGCGCTCGGCGAGATCGACCGCATGGCCTCGGCGCTCGGCCTGCCGAAGAACGTCCGCGAAACCGCCTCGGTCATCTACCGCCGCGCGCTCAACGAGGACCTGCTTCCTGGCCGCTCCATCGAGGGCGTCGCCACCGCCTGCGTCTACGCCGCCGCGCGGATGGCGGGCGTCCCCCGCAGCCTCGACGAGATCGCCGACGTGTCGCGTATCGAGAAGAGCGAAGTCGCCCGGACGTACCGGTACGTCGTCCGTGAACTGAAACTCGAAGTGAAACCCGCCGACCCCGAGCAGTACGTTCCGCGGTTCGCGTCGTCGCTCGGTCTCTCCGAGGAGGCCGAGCATCGCGCTCGCCAACTGCTGAAAAACGCCAAGGAGAAAGGCGTCCACTCCGGCAAATCGCCCGTCGGCCTCGCCGCCGCCGCCGTCTACGCCGCGGCTCTGTTGACGAACGAGAAGACGACGCAGTCGGCCGTCTCCGACGTGGCCGACATCAGCGAAGTCACCATCCGAAACCGCTACCACGAACTGCTCGAAGCCGAGGAAGGCATCGGCGTCGCGTAA
- a CDS encoding DNA-methyltransferase, producing MQTEHVHRLGDAAAMDDVESESVELVVTSPPYPMISLWDDLFSTRDPAVGEALDEGDADAAFERMHAQLDAVWDEVVRVLAPGGVVCVNVGDATRSIGGEFRQFPNHARVLSALRERGLRPLPDILWRKPTNRLTKFMGSGTLPPNAYVTLEHEYVLVFRKGGLRQFEAGDDRRYESAFFWEERNEWFSDLWTLTGTDQTLAAPSDRRERSAAFPLELPLRLVRMYSVYGDTVLDPFAGTGTTTVAAMLSVRNSVGYELDATVLDAFERRIDELPSESRQRVRERVTRHESFVEEAETETAYSAANYEFPVVTKQERRLKLYVVDGVARVGGCDGTKPNRRYVVEHRPFTDGN from the coding sequence GTGCAGACCGAACACGTCCATCGACTCGGCGACGCCGCGGCGATGGACGACGTCGAGTCGGAGTCGGTCGAACTGGTCGTCACGTCGCCGCCGTATCCGATGATTTCGCTGTGGGACGACCTTTTTTCGACGCGCGACCCGGCGGTCGGCGAGGCGCTGGACGAGGGCGACGCCGACGCCGCCTTCGAGCGGATGCACGCGCAACTGGACGCGGTCTGGGACGAAGTCGTGCGCGTGCTCGCACCGGGCGGCGTCGTCTGCGTCAACGTCGGCGACGCGACGCGGTCGATAGGGGGAGAGTTTCGGCAGTTTCCGAACCACGCGCGGGTGCTGTCGGCGCTGCGAGAGCGCGGTTTGCGGCCGCTTCCGGACATCCTCTGGCGGAAACCGACGAACCGCCTGACGAAGTTCATGGGGTCGGGGACACTGCCGCCGAACGCGTACGTCACGCTCGAACATGAGTACGTCCTCGTCTTCAGGAAGGGCGGTCTCCGCCAGTTCGAGGCGGGTGACGACCGCCGCTACGAGAGTGCGTTCTTCTGGGAGGAGCGAAACGAGTGGTTCTCCGACCTCTGGACACTCACCGGAACCGATCAGACGCTGGCCGCGCCGAGCGACCGCCGCGAGCGCTCGGCGGCGTTCCCGCTCGAGCTTCCGCTTCGACTGGTTCGTATGTACTCGGTGTACGGCGACACCGTGTTGGACCCTTTCGCCGGAACGGGGACGACGACGGTGGCGGCGATGCTCTCTGTCCGCAACTCGGTCGGGTACGAACTCGACGCGACGGTGCTTGACGCGTTCGAGCGGCGAATCGACGAACTCCCGTCGGAGTCCCGACAGCGGGTCAGAGAGCGGGTCACCCGCCACGAATCGTTCGTCGAAGAAGCCGAGACGGAGACGGCGTACAGTGCCGCGAACTACGAGTTCCCCGTCGTCACGAAGCAGGAGCGCCGGCTCAAACTGTACGTCGTGGACGGCGTCGCCCGCGTCGGCGGTTGCGACGGAACCAAACCCAACCGCCGGTACGTCGTCGAACACCGCCCCTTCACCGACGGCAACTAA
- a CDS encoding glutathione S-transferase family protein gives MNMLVDGEWRTDAYESTNEEGKFDRQETSFRDRIEDSDDAEFPIEAGRYHLYICRACPWAHRAAMTRALLGLEHAITFSLTEPVRINDGWEFSERFPDPLYDEPYLRDIYVRADNDYTGRVTVPVLWDKEKETIVNNESAEIMRMLDTEFGRLAERDVDLCPEGYRDEVDRLIEEIYESVNNGVYRAGFADTQAAYDEAVGDLFDALDRWEAVLNDQRYLAGDVLTEADLAMFATLVRFDHVYHTHFKCNRRAIHEYPNLWNYTKELYQLPGIADTVNLEQITEHYYRSHGDVNPKRLVPTGPDIDFSEPHDRDRLPGGPPAALFE, from the coding sequence ATGAACATGCTCGTCGACGGCGAATGGCGGACCGACGCCTACGAATCGACGAACGAGGAGGGGAAGTTCGACCGACAGGAGACGTCGTTCCGCGACCGCATCGAGGATTCGGACGATGCCGAGTTCCCGATCGAGGCGGGTCGGTACCACCTCTACATCTGTCGGGCTTGCCCGTGGGCGCACCGGGCGGCGATGACGCGCGCACTGTTGGGTCTCGAACACGCGATTACGTTCTCGCTGACCGAGCCGGTGCGCATCAACGACGGCTGGGAGTTCTCAGAGCGGTTTCCGGACCCGCTGTACGACGAACCGTACCTCCGGGATATCTACGTTCGCGCGGACAACGACTACACCGGACGCGTGACGGTGCCGGTTCTCTGGGACAAAGAGAAAGAGACCATCGTCAACAACGAGTCCGCCGAGATAATGCGGATGCTCGACACGGAGTTCGGCCGCCTCGCCGAGCGCGACGTAGACCTCTGCCCCGAGGGCTACCGCGACGAGGTCGACCGACTCATCGAGGAGATATACGAATCCGTCAACAACGGGGTCTACCGCGCGGGGTTCGCCGACACGCAGGCCGCGTACGACGAGGCGGTCGGCGACCTGTTCGACGCGCTCGACCGCTGGGAGGCGGTGTTGAACGACCAGCGCTACCTCGCGGGCGACGTGCTCACCGAAGCCGACCTCGCGATGTTCGCGACGCTCGTCCGTTTCGACCACGTCTACCACACCCACTTCAAATGTAACCGCCGGGCGATTCACGAGTATCCGAACCTCTGGAACTACACGAAGGAACTGTACCAGTTGCCCGGAATCGCCGACACGGTGAACCTCGAACAGATCACCGAACACTACTACCGAAGTCACGGCGACGTGAACCCGAAGCGCTTGGTCCCCACCGGCCCAGACATCGACTTCTCGGAACCGCACGACCGCGACCGACTCCCCGGCGGTCCGCCCGCGGCGCTCTTTGAATAG
- a CDS encoding molybdopterin-dependent oxidoreductase translates to MSPSGATRRLVSRIEPRPRLVDWSIFALVLFEVASGLLSFTVGTPDGAWLFWLHAVAGLTLVALVGSKLYRVRYRVTNRRLWNHATGLSLLLTVLALAALGTGIAWVLGADADVLLWNLLNVHVFFGLLLVPVVLLHLRTHFRPPQRVDFAERRAALQYAGLFVGGAVLFRAQETTNRLLGTAGVERRFTGSKPVEGSSFPVTSWVADDPDPVDAEAWTLSVGGRVEEALELGYDEVTVDAELEALLDCTSGWYTVQNWRGVRVGDVLDAAGVLDDAHYVRFVSVTGYRWSLPVEEARDALLATHICDEPLSHGHGAPMRLVAPGRRGFQWVKWVDEVSVRRRGDPAQWLVTLISGFD, encoded by the coding sequence GTGTCTCCGAGCGGCGCGACTAGGCGGCTCGTCTCCCGAATCGAGCCGCGGCCACGTCTCGTCGACTGGTCCATCTTCGCGCTCGTTCTCTTCGAGGTCGCGTCCGGCCTTTTGAGTTTCACCGTCGGGACGCCCGACGGCGCGTGGCTGTTCTGGCTGCACGCTGTCGCGGGACTGACGCTCGTCGCGCTCGTCGGCTCCAAACTGTACCGCGTCCGCTACCGGGTGACGAACCGGCGCCTGTGGAACCACGCGACCGGCCTGTCGCTGCTCCTGACGGTTCTCGCGCTGGCAGCCCTCGGAACAGGTATCGCGTGGGTGCTGGGCGCGGACGCGGACGTGCTGCTGTGGAACCTGCTGAACGTTCACGTCTTCTTCGGCTTACTGCTCGTCCCTGTCGTCTTGCTCCACCTCCGGACGCATTTTCGTCCGCCGCAGAGGGTCGACTTCGCAGAGCGCCGCGCCGCGCTCCAGTACGCAGGCCTATTTGTCGGCGGCGCGGTGCTGTTTCGCGCCCAGGAGACGACGAACCGACTACTCGGTACGGCGGGCGTCGAGCGCCGCTTCACGGGGTCGAAACCCGTCGAGGGGTCGTCGTTTCCGGTGACGAGTTGGGTCGCCGACGACCCCGACCCGGTCGATGCCGAAGCGTGGACGCTGTCGGTCGGCGGCCGCGTCGAGGAGGCGCTCGAACTCGGCTACGACGAGGTAACGGTCGACGCCGAACTCGAAGCGTTGCTGGACTGCACGAGCGGCTGGTACACCGTCCAGAACTGGCGCGGCGTCCGCGTCGGCGACGTACTCGACGCCGCGGGCGTCCTTGACGACGCCCACTACGTCCGGTTCGTCTCCGTCACCGGCTACCGCTGGAGTCTCCCCGTCGAGGAGGCACGCGATGCGCTGTTGGCGACGCACATCTGCGACGAGCCGCTCTCGCACGGCCACGGCGCACCGATGCGACTCGTCGCGCCGGGCCGCCGCGGGTTCCAGTGGGTGAAGTGGGTCGACGAGGTGTCCGTCCGCCGCCGCGGGGACCCGGCGCAGTGGCTCGTCACGCTGATAAGCGGCTTCGACTAA
- a CDS encoding type I 3-dehydroquinate dehydratase, which yields MEFDSFVLAVSTADLGTVEAASEHADVAEFRMDLASNPLEALDDYDGELPLLVTNRADWEGGEASDENRLTTLEATFDHHAVVAVDLELAALGPQGPDVPSAVALRSEAKERGLSVVASVHDFEKTPVAADLRGLLSAACEAGDVGKLAVTATDRSDALALLSATHEATLTGRRVATMAMGEPGRHTRAVAPVYGSKIGYAPPNAEDATAPGQYDLETLAGLVERL from the coding sequence ATGGAGTTCGACTCGTTCGTGTTGGCGGTCAGTACGGCCGACCTCGGGACGGTCGAGGCGGCGAGCGAACACGCCGACGTCGCCGAGTTCCGGATGGACCTCGCGTCGAACCCGCTGGAAGCGCTCGACGACTACGACGGCGAACTGCCGCTTCTCGTGACGAACCGCGCCGACTGGGAGGGCGGTGAGGCGAGCGACGAGAACCGGCTGACGACACTAGAAGCGACGTTCGACCACCACGCCGTCGTCGCCGTCGACCTCGAACTCGCCGCGCTCGGTCCGCAGGGACCGGACGTGCCGAGTGCGGTCGCGCTGCGCTCGGAAGCAAAAGAGCGGGGTCTCTCGGTGGTCGCGTCGGTTCACGACTTCGAGAAGACGCCGGTGGCGGCGGACCTCAGAGGCCTGCTCTCGGCGGCGTGCGAGGCGGGCGACGTGGGGAAGCTAGCGGTGACCGCGACCGACCGGTCGGACGCGCTCGCGCTGCTCTCGGCGACGCACGAGGCGACGCTCACCGGCCGGCGCGTCGCGACGATGGCGATGGGCGAACCAGGACGCCACACGCGCGCGGTCGCCCCCGTCTACGGGTCGAAAATCGGCTACGCGCCGCCGAACGCCGAGGACGCTACCGCGCCCGGTCAGTACGACCTCGAAACGCTCGCCGGACTCGTCGAACGCCTGTAG
- a CDS encoding DUF7575 domain-containing protein, which translates to MIGIPRRALVAAVLGTLFATVGVAGVGHFYLRRWRRGVAWLLFVLGSGVALAVALDPSVTSISPFVAAPVETVASVDVEASTIYPPLLFLLGLSIYDACRIAIKPAEADDDAVACPVCGYPLDTELEFCHWCTSAITWSEPDAER; encoded by the coding sequence ATGATCGGCATACCCCGACGCGCGCTCGTCGCCGCGGTTCTCGGGACGCTGTTCGCCACCGTCGGCGTCGCGGGCGTCGGCCACTTCTACCTTCGCCGGTGGCGACGCGGTGTGGCCTGGTTACTGTTCGTTCTCGGTAGCGGCGTCGCGCTCGCCGTCGCACTCGACCCGTCGGTGACGTCGATTTCGCCGTTCGTCGCCGCGCCGGTGGAGACGGTCGCGTCGGTGGACGTAGAAGCGTCGACTATCTACCCGCCGCTTCTGTTCCTCCTCGGGCTGAGCATCTACGACGCCTGCCGCATCGCCATCAAACCGGCCGAAGCTGACGACGACGCCGTCGCCTGCCCGGTCTGCGGCTATCCGCTGGATACGGAACTGGAGTTCTGTCACTGGTGCACGTCGGCCATCACGTGGTCGGAACCCGACGCCGAACGCTGA